A portion of the Ricinus communis isolate WT05 ecotype wild-type chromosome 10, ASM1957865v1, whole genome shotgun sequence genome contains these proteins:
- the LOC107261369 gene encoding uncharacterized mitochondrial protein AtMg00810-like has product MDFAIPNTIASLSPITDDIVSTRNMSSLVTSFMALVYIDDILVTNGNSNKIQVLITQLNQPFALKDLGKVSYFLGIQVHSTTKGLHLSQFKCISNLLQKTRMLCKGISTPMVSSLKLSASGSKPIDDVQLYKSTVSALYTLQYGLHLKRSNHLDVIGFSDADWASDPNDRRSTLGFCVLIGDNLLSWNSKKQSTVSRSSTEAKYKSLASLY; this is encoded by the exons ATGGACTTTGCTATTCCTAATACTATTGCATCTCTTTCTCCTATTACTGATGATATTGTGTCTACTAGAAATATGTCTTCTCTTGTTACAAGCTTTATGGCATTAG TATATATTGATGACATACTAGTGACAAATGGTAATTCTAATAAGATTCAAGTCTTGATTACTCAACTAAATCAACCATTTGCTCTCAAGGATCTTGGAAAGGTTAGTTACTTTCTTGGCATTCAAGTCCATTCCACAACTAAAGGCTTGCACTTGTCTCAGTTCAAGTGCATTTCTAATTTGCTTCAAAAGACCAGGATGTTGTGCAAAGGGATTAGCACTCCTATGGTTAGTAGTCTCAAACTTTCTGCCTCTGGTTCTAAACCAATTGATGATGTCCAATTATATAAGAGTACTGTTAGTGCTTTATA CACATTGCAATATGGCTTGCATTTAAAAAGATCCAATCATCTTGATGTTATTGGATTCAGTGATGCTGATTGGGCCTCTGATCCTAATGATAGGAGGTCTACTTTGGGTTTCTGTGTTCTTATTGGAGACAACCTTCTTTCTTGGAATTCTAAGAAGCAATCTACTGTGTCAAGGTCCAGTACAGAGGCAAAATACAAAAGTTTAGCCAGTCTATATTGA
- the LOC8270533 gene encoding pentatricopeptide repeat-containing protein At4g02750 isoform X1, with translation MKRRLISIGDQSSYAFKQNLRITHLGKCGRIEDAIRIFLGMSQRNTVTYNSMISAYAKNGRVIDARVLFDKMPCRNLVSWNTMIAGYLHNNKVDEAYELFVKMPRRDLFSWTLMITCYTQNGMLEKAKQLLNSLPCNYKKDAACWNAMISGYSREGRYDDAKRLFNEMPVKNIVSWNSMLAGYTQNGQMSLALQLFHEMLERDVVSWNLMVDGFVELGDLDSAWEFFKKVPEPNIVSWVTMLYGFARKGKLLEARRLFDQMPSKNVVSWNAMISAYVQSRQIDEAEKLFEEMPKRDSVSWTTMINGYVRAGKLDEARKTLSKLPYKNIAAQTAMISGYIKYNKIDEARQIFNEIGTPDMVCFNTMLAGYTQCGRVDEAIHLFEQMVKKDIVSWNTMVAAYAQVGQMERALKVFKEMGERNLVSWNSLISGFMLHGMYLDALWCFVLMQHEGKKPDQSTFACALSSCAIVAALQVGRQLHHLVIKSGYINDLFVCNALITMYAKCGKILEAKLVFKGICNADVVSWNSLIGGYALNGCGEEALTLFEEMKLAGVVPDQVTFIGILSACSHAGLIDQGLELFHCMTQVYGIESLAEHYACIVDLLGRAGRLDEAFEMVKRMKIKSNAGVWGALLGACRMHRNLELGKFAAQKLLKFEPNSTSHYVLLSNMHAEAGRWSEVQEVRLIMKEISTRKLPGCSWVELKNQVHTFLSDNLTWSTSADIHETLQTLTAQMRNTVRMFEISV, from the coding sequence ATGAAAAGAAGGTTAATATCAATTGGCGACCAAAGTAGTTATGCCTTTAAACAAAATCTAAGAATTACCCATTTGGGTAAATGCGGTCGGATCGAAGATGCCATCAGAATTTTTTTAGGAATGTCTCAAAGGAACACTGTTACGTACAATTCCATGATATCTGCCTATGCGAAAAATGGTAGAGTTATAGACGCACGCGTTCTGTTTGATAAAATGCCTTGCAGAAACTTGGTATCTTGGAATACCATGATTGCCGGCTATTTGCACAATAATAAGGTTGACGAAGCCTACgaattatttgttaaaatgcCTCGTAGAGACCTTTTTTCGTGGACTTTGATGATTACTTGCTATACCCAGAATGGGATGCTTGAAAAGGCTAAACAACTTCTGAATTCACTTCCTTGTAACTATAAGAAAGATGCGGCTTGCTGGAATGCCATGATTTCCGGTTATTCCAGGGAAGGCAGATATGATGACGCAAAGAGGCTGTTTAATGAAATGCCagttaaaaatatagtttcgTGGAACTCAATGTTAGCAGGGTATACCCAAAATGGGCAAATGAGTTTAGCTTTACAGCTTTTTCATGAAATGTTGGAGCGTGATGTAGTTTCATGGAATTTGATGGTGGATGGGTTTGTTGAACTCGGTGATTTGGATTCTGCTTGggagttttttaaaaaagttccCGAGCCAAACATTGTTTCTTGGGTTACAATGTTATATGGATTTGCAAGAAAGGGAAAGCTTTTGGAAGCTAGGAGGCTGTTTGATCAAATGCCTAGTAAAAATGTAGTTTCTTGGAATGCTATGATTTCAGCATATGTTCAGAGCCGCCAAATTGATGAGGCAGAGAAGCTATTTGAAGAGATGCCAAAGAGAGATTCTGTGTCATGGACTACGATGATTAATGGGTATGTTCGTGCTGGTAAGCTTGATGAAGCAAGGAAAACATTGAGTAAATTGCCTTACAAGAACATTGCTGCCCAAACAGCAATGATATCTggttatataaaatataataaaatagatgaaGCAAGACAAATCTTCAATGAGATAGGCACCCCTGACATGGTTTGCTTCAACACTATGCTTGCAGGCTATACACAGTGTGGAAGAGTGGATGAAGCTATCCATCTATTTGAACAGATGGTCAAAAAGGACATAGTTTCATGGAATACTATGGTTGCTGCTTATGCTCAAGTAGGACAAATGGAAAGAGCTCTGAAGGTCTTTAAAGAGATGGGAGAGAGGAATTTAGTTTCCTGGAATTCATTAATTTCGGGTTTCATGCTACATGGAATGTATTTGGATGCACTGTGGTGTTTTGTGCTGATGCAACATGAAGGAAAGAAACCTGATCAATCTACCTTTGCTTGTGCGCTCAGTTCATGTGCTATTGTTGCAGCTCTGCAAGTTGGCAGGCAGCTTCACCATCTTGTTATTAAGAGTGGTTATATAAATGATTTGTTTGTCTGCAATGCTTTGATCACCATGTATGCTAAATGTGGAAAAATTCTGGAAGCCAAGCTTGTATTCAAAGGCATTTGTAATGCTGATGTTGTGTCTTGGAATTCTTTGATTGGTGGGTATGCTTTAAATGGATGTGGAGAAGAGGCACTTACTCTCTTTGAGGAGATGAAGTTAGCAGGGGTGGTTCCTGATCAAGTCACTTTCATTGGTATTTTATCTGCATGTAGTCATGCTGGCCTTATTGATCAGGGTTTGGAATTATTTCATTGTATGACTCAGGTGTATGGAATTGAATCATTGGCTGAGCACTATGCTTGCATTGTTGACTTGCTTGGGCGGGCGGGAAGGTTAGATGAGGCTTTTGAAATGGTGAAGAGAATGAAAATCAAGTCCAATGCTGGTGTCTGGGGTGCATTGCTTGGTGCTTGCCGGATGCATAGGAATTTGGAACTTGGAAAATTTGCTGCTCAGAAGTTGTTGAAATTTGAACCTAACAGTACATCACATTATGTGCTCTTGTCAAACATGCATGCTGAGGCAGGAAGATGGAGTGAAGTACAGGAGGTAAGGTTAATAATGAAAGAGATTAGCACGAGGAAGCTACCGGGCTGCAGCTGGGTTGAACTGAAAAATCAGGTACATACCTTTCTCTCTGACAACTTAACTTGGTCCACATCAGCAGATATTCATGAAACTCTACAAACCTTAACTGCTCAAATGAGAAACACTGTTCGCATGTTTGAAATCTCAGTTTGA
- the LOC8270533 gene encoding pentatricopeptide repeat-containing protein At4g02750 isoform X2 — MKRRLISIGDQSSYAFKQNLRITHLGKCGRIEDAIRIFLGMSQRNTVTYNSMISAYAKNGRVIDARVLFDKMPCRNLVSWNTMIAGYLHNNKVDEAYELFVKMPRRDLFSWTLMITCYTQNGMLEKAKQLLNSLPCNYKKDAACWNAMISGYSREGRYDDAKRLFNEMPVKNIVSWNSMLAGYTQNGQMSLALQLFHEMLERDVVSWNLMVDGFVELGDLDSAWEFFKKVPEPNIVSWVTMLYGFARKGKLLEARRLFDQMPSKNVVSWNAMISAYVQSRQIDEAEKLFEEMPKRDSVSWTTMINGYVRAGKLDEARKTLSKLPYKNIAAQTAMISGYIKYNKIDEARQIFNEIGTPDMVCFNTMLAGYTQCGRVDEAIHLFEQMVKKDIVSWNTMVAAYAQVGQMERALKVFKEMGERNLVSWNSLISGFMLHGMYLDALWCFVLMQHEGKKPDQSTFACALSSCAIVAALQVGRQLHHLVIKSGYINDLFVCNALITMYAKCGKILEAKLVFKGICNADVVSWNSLIGGYALNGCGEEALTLFEEMKLAGVVPDQVTFIGILSACSHAGLIDQGLELFHCMTQVYGIESLAEHYACIVDLLGRAGRLDEAFEMVKRMKIKSNAGVWGALLGACRMHRNLELGKFAAQKLLKFEPNSTSHYVLLSNMHAEAGRWSEVQEVRLIMKEISTRKLPGCSWVELKNQLFFVFWLCIASVGLKWFSE; from the exons ATGAAAAGAAGGTTAATATCAATTGGCGACCAAAGTAGTTATGCCTTTAAACAAAATCTAAGAATTACCCATTTGGGTAAATGCGGTCGGATCGAAGATGCCATCAGAATTTTTTTAGGAATGTCTCAAAGGAACACTGTTACGTACAATTCCATGATATCTGCCTATGCGAAAAATGGTAGAGTTATAGACGCACGCGTTCTGTTTGATAAAATGCCTTGCAGAAACTTGGTATCTTGGAATACCATGATTGCCGGCTATTTGCACAATAATAAGGTTGACGAAGCCTACgaattatttgttaaaatgcCTCGTAGAGACCTTTTTTCGTGGACTTTGATGATTACTTGCTATACCCAGAATGGGATGCTTGAAAAGGCTAAACAACTTCTGAATTCACTTCCTTGTAACTATAAGAAAGATGCGGCTTGCTGGAATGCCATGATTTCCGGTTATTCCAGGGAAGGCAGATATGATGACGCAAAGAGGCTGTTTAATGAAATGCCagttaaaaatatagtttcgTGGAACTCAATGTTAGCAGGGTATACCCAAAATGGGCAAATGAGTTTAGCTTTACAGCTTTTTCATGAAATGTTGGAGCGTGATGTAGTTTCATGGAATTTGATGGTGGATGGGTTTGTTGAACTCGGTGATTTGGATTCTGCTTGggagttttttaaaaaagttccCGAGCCAAACATTGTTTCTTGGGTTACAATGTTATATGGATTTGCAAGAAAGGGAAAGCTTTTGGAAGCTAGGAGGCTGTTTGATCAAATGCCTAGTAAAAATGTAGTTTCTTGGAATGCTATGATTTCAGCATATGTTCAGAGCCGCCAAATTGATGAGGCAGAGAAGCTATTTGAAGAGATGCCAAAGAGAGATTCTGTGTCATGGACTACGATGATTAATGGGTATGTTCGTGCTGGTAAGCTTGATGAAGCAAGGAAAACATTGAGTAAATTGCCTTACAAGAACATTGCTGCCCAAACAGCAATGATATCTggttatataaaatataataaaatagatgaaGCAAGACAAATCTTCAATGAGATAGGCACCCCTGACATGGTTTGCTTCAACACTATGCTTGCAGGCTATACACAGTGTGGAAGAGTGGATGAAGCTATCCATCTATTTGAACAGATGGTCAAAAAGGACATAGTTTCATGGAATACTATGGTTGCTGCTTATGCTCAAGTAGGACAAATGGAAAGAGCTCTGAAGGTCTTTAAAGAGATGGGAGAGAGGAATTTAGTTTCCTGGAATTCATTAATTTCGGGTTTCATGCTACATGGAATGTATTTGGATGCACTGTGGTGTTTTGTGCTGATGCAACATGAAGGAAAGAAACCTGATCAATCTACCTTTGCTTGTGCGCTCAGTTCATGTGCTATTGTTGCAGCTCTGCAAGTTGGCAGGCAGCTTCACCATCTTGTTATTAAGAGTGGTTATATAAATGATTTGTTTGTCTGCAATGCTTTGATCACCATGTATGCTAAATGTGGAAAAATTCTGGAAGCCAAGCTTGTATTCAAAGGCATTTGTAATGCTGATGTTGTGTCTTGGAATTCTTTGATTGGTGGGTATGCTTTAAATGGATGTGGAGAAGAGGCACTTACTCTCTTTGAGGAGATGAAGTTAGCAGGGGTGGTTCCTGATCAAGTCACTTTCATTGGTATTTTATCTGCATGTAGTCATGCTGGCCTTATTGATCAGGGTTTGGAATTATTTCATTGTATGACTCAGGTGTATGGAATTGAATCATTGGCTGAGCACTATGCTTGCATTGTTGACTTGCTTGGGCGGGCGGGAAGGTTAGATGAGGCTTTTGAAATGGTGAAGAGAATGAAAATCAAGTCCAATGCTGGTGTCTGGGGTGCATTGCTTGGTGCTTGCCGGATGCATAGGAATTTGGAACTTGGAAAATTTGCTGCTCAGAAGTTGTTGAAATTTGAACCTAACAGTACATCACATTATGTGCTCTTGTCAAACATGCATGCTGAGGCAGGAAGATGGAGTGAAGTACAGGAGGTAAGGTTAATAATGAAAGAGATTAGCACGAGGAAGCTACCGGGCTGCAGCTGGGTTGAACTGAAAAATCAG TTATTTTTCGTGTTTTGGTTATGCATTGCATCAGTGGGCTTAAAGTGGTTTTCAGAATAA
- the LOC8270533 gene encoding pentatricopeptide repeat-containing protein At4g02750 isoform X3: MKRRLISIGDQSSYAFKQNLRITHLGKCGRIEDAIRIFLGMSQRNTVTYNSMISAYAKNGRVIDARVLFDKMPCRNLVSWNTMIAGYLHNNKVDEAYELFVKMPRRDLFSWTLMITCYTQNGMLEKAKQLLNSLPCNYKKDAACWNAMISGYSREGRYDDAKRLFNEMPVKNIVSWNSMLAGYTQNGQMSLALQLFHEMLERDVVSWNLMVDGFVELGDLDSAWEFFKKVPEPNIVSWVTMLYGFARKGKLLEARRLFDQMPSKNVVSWNAMISAYVQSRQIDEAEKLFEEMPKRDSVSWTTMINGYVRAGKLDEARKTLSKLPYKNIAAQTAMISGYIKYNKIDEARQIFNEIGTPDMVCFNTMLAGYTQCGRVDEAIHLFEQMVKKDIVSWNTMVAAYAQVGQMERALKVFKEMGERNLVSWNSLISGFMLHGMYLDALWCFVLMQHEGKKPDQSTFACALSSCAIVAALQVGRQLHHLVIKSGYINDLFVCNALITMYAKCGKILEAKLVFKGICNADVVSWNSLIGGYALNGCGEEALTLFEEMKLAGVVPDQVTFIGILSACSHAGLIDQGLELFHCMTQVYGIESLAEHYACIVDLLGRAGRLDEAFEMVKRMKIKSNAGVWGALLGACRMHRNLELGKFAAQKLLKFEPNSTSHYVLLSNMHAEAGRWSEVQEVRLIMKEISTRKLPGCSWVELKNQALHMLYRC, from the exons ATGAAAAGAAGGTTAATATCAATTGGCGACCAAAGTAGTTATGCCTTTAAACAAAATCTAAGAATTACCCATTTGGGTAAATGCGGTCGGATCGAAGATGCCATCAGAATTTTTTTAGGAATGTCTCAAAGGAACACTGTTACGTACAATTCCATGATATCTGCCTATGCGAAAAATGGTAGAGTTATAGACGCACGCGTTCTGTTTGATAAAATGCCTTGCAGAAACTTGGTATCTTGGAATACCATGATTGCCGGCTATTTGCACAATAATAAGGTTGACGAAGCCTACgaattatttgttaaaatgcCTCGTAGAGACCTTTTTTCGTGGACTTTGATGATTACTTGCTATACCCAGAATGGGATGCTTGAAAAGGCTAAACAACTTCTGAATTCACTTCCTTGTAACTATAAGAAAGATGCGGCTTGCTGGAATGCCATGATTTCCGGTTATTCCAGGGAAGGCAGATATGATGACGCAAAGAGGCTGTTTAATGAAATGCCagttaaaaatatagtttcgTGGAACTCAATGTTAGCAGGGTATACCCAAAATGGGCAAATGAGTTTAGCTTTACAGCTTTTTCATGAAATGTTGGAGCGTGATGTAGTTTCATGGAATTTGATGGTGGATGGGTTTGTTGAACTCGGTGATTTGGATTCTGCTTGggagttttttaaaaaagttccCGAGCCAAACATTGTTTCTTGGGTTACAATGTTATATGGATTTGCAAGAAAGGGAAAGCTTTTGGAAGCTAGGAGGCTGTTTGATCAAATGCCTAGTAAAAATGTAGTTTCTTGGAATGCTATGATTTCAGCATATGTTCAGAGCCGCCAAATTGATGAGGCAGAGAAGCTATTTGAAGAGATGCCAAAGAGAGATTCTGTGTCATGGACTACGATGATTAATGGGTATGTTCGTGCTGGTAAGCTTGATGAAGCAAGGAAAACATTGAGTAAATTGCCTTACAAGAACATTGCTGCCCAAACAGCAATGATATCTggttatataaaatataataaaatagatgaaGCAAGACAAATCTTCAATGAGATAGGCACCCCTGACATGGTTTGCTTCAACACTATGCTTGCAGGCTATACACAGTGTGGAAGAGTGGATGAAGCTATCCATCTATTTGAACAGATGGTCAAAAAGGACATAGTTTCATGGAATACTATGGTTGCTGCTTATGCTCAAGTAGGACAAATGGAAAGAGCTCTGAAGGTCTTTAAAGAGATGGGAGAGAGGAATTTAGTTTCCTGGAATTCATTAATTTCGGGTTTCATGCTACATGGAATGTATTTGGATGCACTGTGGTGTTTTGTGCTGATGCAACATGAAGGAAAGAAACCTGATCAATCTACCTTTGCTTGTGCGCTCAGTTCATGTGCTATTGTTGCAGCTCTGCAAGTTGGCAGGCAGCTTCACCATCTTGTTATTAAGAGTGGTTATATAAATGATTTGTTTGTCTGCAATGCTTTGATCACCATGTATGCTAAATGTGGAAAAATTCTGGAAGCCAAGCTTGTATTCAAAGGCATTTGTAATGCTGATGTTGTGTCTTGGAATTCTTTGATTGGTGGGTATGCTTTAAATGGATGTGGAGAAGAGGCACTTACTCTCTTTGAGGAGATGAAGTTAGCAGGGGTGGTTCCTGATCAAGTCACTTTCATTGGTATTTTATCTGCATGTAGTCATGCTGGCCTTATTGATCAGGGTTTGGAATTATTTCATTGTATGACTCAGGTGTATGGAATTGAATCATTGGCTGAGCACTATGCTTGCATTGTTGACTTGCTTGGGCGGGCGGGAAGGTTAGATGAGGCTTTTGAAATGGTGAAGAGAATGAAAATCAAGTCCAATGCTGGTGTCTGGGGTGCATTGCTTGGTGCTTGCCGGATGCATAGGAATTTGGAACTTGGAAAATTTGCTGCTCAGAAGTTGTTGAAATTTGAACCTAACAGTACATCACATTATGTGCTCTTGTCAAACATGCATGCTGAGGCAGGAAGATGGAGTGAAGTACAGGAGGTAAGGTTAATAATGAAAGAGATTAGCACGAGGAAGCTACCGGGCTGCAGCTGGGTTGAACTGAAAAATCAG GCTCTCCATATGTTGTACAGGTGCTAG
- the LOC8270533 gene encoding pentatricopeptide repeat-containing protein At4g02750 isoform X4: protein MKRRLISIGDQSSYAFKQNLRITHLGKCGRIEDAIRIFLGMSQRNTVTYNSMISAYAKNGRVIDARVLFDKMPCRNLVSWNTMIAGYLHNNKVDEAYELFVKMPRRDLFSWTLMITCYTQNGMLEKAKQLLNSLPCNYKKDAACWNAMISGYSREGRYDDAKRLFNEMPVKNIVSWNSMLAGYTQNGQMSLALQLFHEMLERDVVSWNLMVDGFVELGDLDSAWEFFKKVPEPNIVSWVTMLYGFARKGKLLEARRLFDQMPSKNVVSWNAMISAYVQSRQIDEAEKLFEEMPKRDSVSWTTMINGYVRAGYTQCGRVDEAIHLFEQMVKKDIVSWNTMVAAYAQVGQMERALKVFKEMGERNLVSWNSLISGFMLHGMYLDALWCFVLMQHEGKKPDQSTFACALSSCAIVAALQVGRQLHHLVIKSGYINDLFVCNALITMYAKCGKILEAKLVFKGICNADVVSWNSLIGGYALNGCGEEALTLFEEMKLAGVVPDQVTFIGILSACSHAGLIDQGLELFHCMTQVYGIESLAEHYACIVDLLGRAGRLDEAFEMVKRMKIKSNAGVWGALLGACRMHRNLELGKFAAQKLLKFEPNSTSHYVLLSNMHAEAGRWSEVQEVRLIMKEISTRKLPGCSWVELKNQVHTFLSDNLTWSTSADIHETLQTLTAQMRNTVRMFEISV from the exons ATGAAAAGAAGGTTAATATCAATTGGCGACCAAAGTAGTTATGCCTTTAAACAAAATCTAAGAATTACCCATTTGGGTAAATGCGGTCGGATCGAAGATGCCATCAGAATTTTTTTAGGAATGTCTCAAAGGAACACTGTTACGTACAATTCCATGATATCTGCCTATGCGAAAAATGGTAGAGTTATAGACGCACGCGTTCTGTTTGATAAAATGCCTTGCAGAAACTTGGTATCTTGGAATACCATGATTGCCGGCTATTTGCACAATAATAAGGTTGACGAAGCCTACgaattatttgttaaaatgcCTCGTAGAGACCTTTTTTCGTGGACTTTGATGATTACTTGCTATACCCAGAATGGGATGCTTGAAAAGGCTAAACAACTTCTGAATTCACTTCCTTGTAACTATAAGAAAGATGCGGCTTGCTGGAATGCCATGATTTCCGGTTATTCCAGGGAAGGCAGATATGATGACGCAAAGAGGCTGTTTAATGAAATGCCagttaaaaatatagtttcgTGGAACTCAATGTTAGCAGGGTATACCCAAAATGGGCAAATGAGTTTAGCTTTACAGCTTTTTCATGAAATGTTGGAGCGTGATGTAGTTTCATGGAATTTGATGGTGGATGGGTTTGTTGAACTCGGTGATTTGGATTCTGCTTGggagttttttaaaaaagttccCGAGCCAAACATTGTTTCTTGGGTTACAATGTTATATGGATTTGCAAGAAAGGGAAAGCTTTTGGAAGCTAGGAGGCTGTTTGATCAAATGCCTAGTAAAAATGTAGTTTCTTGGAATGCTATGATTTCAGCATATGTTCAGAGCCGCCAAATTGATGAGGCAGAGAAGCTATTTGAAGAGATGCCAAAGAGAGATTCTGTGTCATGGACTACGATGATTAATGGGTATGTTCGTGCTG GCTATACACAGTGTGGAAGAGTGGATGAAGCTATCCATCTATTTGAACAGATGGTCAAAAAGGACATAGTTTCATGGAATACTATGGTTGCTGCTTATGCTCAAGTAGGACAAATGGAAAGAGCTCTGAAGGTCTTTAAAGAGATGGGAGAGAGGAATTTAGTTTCCTGGAATTCATTAATTTCGGGTTTCATGCTACATGGAATGTATTTGGATGCACTGTGGTGTTTTGTGCTGATGCAACATGAAGGAAAGAAACCTGATCAATCTACCTTTGCTTGTGCGCTCAGTTCATGTGCTATTGTTGCAGCTCTGCAAGTTGGCAGGCAGCTTCACCATCTTGTTATTAAGAGTGGTTATATAAATGATTTGTTTGTCTGCAATGCTTTGATCACCATGTATGCTAAATGTGGAAAAATTCTGGAAGCCAAGCTTGTATTCAAAGGCATTTGTAATGCTGATGTTGTGTCTTGGAATTCTTTGATTGGTGGGTATGCTTTAAATGGATGTGGAGAAGAGGCACTTACTCTCTTTGAGGAGATGAAGTTAGCAGGGGTGGTTCCTGATCAAGTCACTTTCATTGGTATTTTATCTGCATGTAGTCATGCTGGCCTTATTGATCAGGGTTTGGAATTATTTCATTGTATGACTCAGGTGTATGGAATTGAATCATTGGCTGAGCACTATGCTTGCATTGTTGACTTGCTTGGGCGGGCGGGAAGGTTAGATGAGGCTTTTGAAATGGTGAAGAGAATGAAAATCAAGTCCAATGCTGGTGTCTGGGGTGCATTGCTTGGTGCTTGCCGGATGCATAGGAATTTGGAACTTGGAAAATTTGCTGCTCAGAAGTTGTTGAAATTTGAACCTAACAGTACATCACATTATGTGCTCTTGTCAAACATGCATGCTGAGGCAGGAAGATGGAGTGAAGTACAGGAGGTAAGGTTAATAATGAAAGAGATTAGCACGAGGAAGCTACCGGGCTGCAGCTGGGTTGAACTGAAAAATCAGGTACATACCTTTCTCTCTGACAACTTAACTTGGTCCACATCAGCAGATATTCATGAAACTCTACAAACCTTAACTGCTCAAATGAGAAACACTGTTCGCATGTTTGAAATCTCAGTTTGA
- the LOC8270534 gene encoding putative UDP-arabinose 4-epimerase 2, with translation MTTIKETLVQKTAFWEIFNVIGSDPEEHLGESPRPALCEHGRISGACFDAARGIIPGLKIRGTDYKTADGTCERDRIDITDLVNAHMKALAHAKPAKVDQ, from the exons ATGACGACTATCAAAGAAACCTTGGTACAGAAAACTGCCTTCTGGGAA ATATTTAATGTGATTGGATCAGATCCAGAAGAACATTTAGGTGAATCGCCCAGGCCTGCACTATGCGAGCATGGTCGGATATCTGGTGCTTGTTTTGATGCAGCTAGAGGGATAATACCTGGACTCAAG ATTAGAGGAACAGATTACAAAACAGCTGATGGCACCTGTGAACGGGACCGTATTGATATAACTGACCTAGTTAATGCTCATATGAAAGCTCTTGCCCATGCAAAACCAGCCAAG GTAGATCAGTAA